A stretch of the Aphis gossypii isolate Hap1 chromosome 2, ASM2018417v2, whole genome shotgun sequence genome encodes the following:
- the LOC114120683 gene encoding rho GTPase-activating protein conundrum isoform X2, giving the protein MSWSQTEIAVPTPLPKYTDPNHELTVPYSKKDVRRMPSAPVLPSRDIFRRSNRSNNGIVASESDGITMVGFQRLGTVRGHKFEQRPLPMVKDRNRSGSDPLHLYSSSSDEHVGSPNMDLVVPQSSLTRSHGCLYEPNDNHRDSSQYVGFEQMWQNNNYQLERSCSSVDENTGRTWPDSLSDEDLAKLRPLLFLELSSMFDSAGIPFHKGKPHKRKRREEGTIFGVSLSTLVDRDEAIANRRVQVPLIVQKILGQLEKRGLGEQGLLRMAAPKAKVDKLCSAVEKFFYTKHEEADQLLEKCSVHDLVAFLKRLLRDLPGLLLTHELVNLFYQSYSVLDTVRALNLLVLLLPTENRATLRALLQFMSKLVEYQQRHDLENKMTEHNVAMIIAPSLFPPRSVHLEKKDLQSHLDQAARSCRLTETLMNHIEELCLVPTDLMTQLRHNNELYQCRLKENNNPVRRFLGKKKTDIVTKKINNEVDYQDGVVRVDAPQFRISAIPLFLSDSTTVGDVILKIVEEAAKQTVTKNGHMGKLGRKDLKSRALTELAPNGNLSCLLTTADPDMATRTHFLYETGGNIGQRRIEPTANMMAVYQANPNAQWFVKCDHRNGMTQI; this is encoded by the exons atatacgGACCCCAATCACGAACTGACAGTTCCATATTCAAAAAAAGATGTCCGTCGAATGCCCAGTGCGCCAGTTTTACCATCAAGAGACATATTTCGTAGAAGCAATCGAAGCAATAATGGTATCGTCGCTTCGGAAAGTG ATGGTATTACAATGGTTGGTTTTCAAAGACTTGGCACCGTACGTGGCCACAAATTCGAACAACGACCGTTACCTATGGTCAAAGACAGAAATCGTAGCGGTAGTGATCCACTCCATTTATACTCAAGTTCTTCTGACGAACACGTCGGTTCTCCTAA CATGGATTTAGTAGTGCCTCAATCTAGCCTAACCCGCAGTCATGGTTGTTTATACGAACCAAACGATAATCACCGAGATAGTTCCCAGTACGTGGGATTCGAACAGATGTggcaaaataacaattaccaATTGGag AGATCCTGTTCTTCTGTCGACGAAAACACTGGTAGGACTTGGCCAGACTCTCTGAGTGACGAAGATTTGGCTAAACTACGCCCTCTATTATTTCTTGAACTTTCTTCCATGTTTGACAGTGCTGGTATACCTTTTCATAAAGGAAAACCACATAAACGCAAAAGAAGAGAag AGGGTACAATTTTCGGTGTTTCGTTGTCAACGTTAGTCGACCGTGATGAGGCTATCGCCAACCGCCGCGTTCAAGTACCTTTGATTGTCCAGAAGATCCTTGGACAGTTAGAGAAACGTGGATTAGGTGAACAAGGTCTACTGCGTATGGCAGCCCCTAAAGCGAAAGTTGATAAACTGTGTAGTGCTGTCGAAAAGTTTTTCTATACCAAGCACGAAGAAGCTGATCagttattagaaaaatgttcTGTTCATGATCTTGTTGCTTTCCTGAAACGTTTGCTCAGAGACTTACCGGGGTTATTGCTCACTCACGAGCTGGTCAATTTGTTTTACCAGAGCTACT CTGTACTAGATACTGTAAGGGCTCTTAACCTTTTGGTGCTACTGTTACCTACAGAAAACAGGGCCACATTGCGTGCCCTCTTACAATTCATGTCTAAGCTGGTTGAGTATCAGCAAAGACACGacctagaaaataaaatgaccGAACATAACGTGGCCATGATCATTGCGCCGTCTCTATTCCCCCCTAG gtccGTGCATTTGGAGAAAAAAGACTTGCAGTCACATTTGGATCAGGCTGCCCGAAGCTGTCGTCTAACCGAAACTCTAATGAACCACATCGAAGAGTTATGCCTAGTTCCTACCGACCTTATGACCCAGCTTAGACACAACAATGAACTGTACCAATGCAGActgaaagaaaataataatccc gtaagAAGGTTCCTTGGAAAAAAGAAAACAGATATTGTCACCAAAAAGATCAACAACGAGGTAGATTATCAAGACGGCGTGGTCCGCGTTGATGCACCTCAATTTCGGATTTCCGCTATACCGTTGTTCTTATCTGATTCCACCACAGTTGGTGACGTAATACTAAA gATTGTGGAAGAAGCTGCTAAGCAAACAGTGACAAAAAACGGGCACATGGGCAAACTTGGCCGCAAGGACCTCAAGTCAAGGGCATTAACTGAACTTGCCCCCAATGGAAACTTGTCGTGCTTGTTAACTACTGCTGATCCTGATATGGCCACTAGGACACATTTCCTATACGAGACTGGTGGCAATATCG GTCAGCGGCGCATAGAACCCACCGCCAACATGATGGCTGTATACCAAGCAAACCCCAACGCTCAGTGGTTTGTGAAATGTGATCACAGAAACGGCATGACGCAAATATGA